From the genome of Desulfobaccales bacterium:
CCAGCCCGCCGCCTCCCACCGGCAGGAGCACCGTGTCCACCTCCGGGAGGTCCTCCACAATCTCCAGCCCCAGGGTGCCCTGGCCGGCCACCACCTCGGGATCATCGTAGGGGTGGATGAAAATATACCCCTGCTCCGCCAGTTCCCGGGCCCGGGCTAAAGCCTGGGAAAGGTCCCGGCCATGGAGGAGGACCTGAGCGCCGTAGCCCTGGGCGGCCAACTGCTTGGTGAGGGAGGCCCCCTCCGGCATGACGATGACCGCCTCCAGCCCCAGGACCCCGGCGGCAAAAGCCACCGCCTGGCCGTGGTTGCCGGCGGAGGCCGCCACCACCCGGGAGCCCTCCCCCCGTTCTTTGAGAAGCGTCAGGCGGTTTAAGGCCCCCCGGAGCTTGAAGGAGCCGGTGGTCTGGAGGTTTTCCAGCTTGAGATGAACCTCGGCGCCGACCAGCCGGCTCAGGGTGCGGGAGTACACCAGAGGGGTGCGCAGAGCCAGCCCCTTCAGCCGCGTCCGGGCCGCATGGATCTCCGCCAGGGTCATGGCGGGATCGCCTTCGCCCGAGGTCCCGGAGGCATGGCCAGACTTAGGCCCGCTGGGCCTTGCGCCAGCCCGCGGCCTTGACCTCCTTCACATACGCCAGCCATTCTTCCTTCAGGGTCTTCATGTACAGGGGCAGGTTCTCCTTGATGAGAGGCTCCAGACGCCGATGCAGGGCGGCATTCACCTCCAGGTCATGGGGGGTGAAGCCCTGCCAGCTGAGATAGCCCTCATCAAACAGAAACTCCGGGGTGATCTCCGCCCGGATGCCCCGTTGTTTCAGAAGGAACTGGGCCCCTTCCAGATCATATTCCATGATCCAGCCGCAGTCCTCCACCATGGTCTCCGCATCCCAGGTGGCCAGGTGGCGGCATTCGGGGCAGTACAGGGCCACCAGGATCTCCGGGGTGAGGATGTTGTCATAAAAATTGAGGTAGGCCTTCTGGCGGCCGCAGGCGCAGACCCGGCTTTGCTGCAGACACATAAATTACTCCTCTTGCCAAACTGCTCTGTTCTTACTAGTTTTTGGGCAGAATGACAAGAATTCCTCCAGGGGTCCCCCCTTCCGCAGGAGGCCGGAGATGGAAGTGATCAGGGAGGTTCTGACTCGGCTCTCGGGCCGTTTTTCCACGGAACTGGGGATTGAAGTGGCCGCCGGACCTGAGGAGCGGCAGAAATGGTTTCTGGCCGCGGTGCTCTTCGGGGCCCGCATCTCCGGCCAGCTGGCAGCCCGCACCTACCGGGTCTTTGCCGCGGCCGGCGTCCTCACTCCCCAGGCCATCCTGAAGACCGGCTGGGACGGCCTGGTGGCCCTGCTGGACGAAGGCGGCTACGCCCGCTATGACTTCAAGACCGCCACCAAGCTCCTTACCCTGATGGAGAGTCTGGAGCGGGATTACGACAGCGATCTGGACCGGCTGGCGGCCGCCGCCACCGACCCCCGGGATCTGGAGCAGCGCCTCATGGCCCTGGGCAAGGGGGTGGGGCCCGCCACGGTCAACATCTTCTTGCGGGAACTCCGGGACATCTGGCCCCTGGCCCGGCCGCCTTTGAGCCCTCTGGCGCAGTTGGCGGCGGAACATCTGCAACTCCTTCCCCCCGGCCTCGATCCGGAGGCCGCCTTGGCGGCCCTGGAGGAGCGCTGGCAGGCAGCTCCGGTCCCCGGCTTTGTCTTCGCCGACCTGGAGGCGGCGTTGGTGCGCCTGGGCCGGGACTTCTGCCGCAAGGCGCGCCTCACCCGGCCCTGTCCCCTGGCCGAAATCTGCGGCCGGGGTCCGGAAAGTCTGGGTGCAAAGCCCAAGTCTTCCCCCAAGTCTGGGTCTTGAGGCTTCCTCCGGCCGCCTGAGGGAGACCCTGTCCGGACCGCCCCCGCATAACCGGATGGAACCTGCCGCCCCGCCGCATCACGCCGCAGTCCGTCATTTCTGCGCTTTTCCTTCCCGGCAAAGTTTGCCGCCCCGCCGACGGCTGTAAACCTATTCTTATAATAAATACGGCATTTTGCATGTATGGCATTTTTTTTGCTTCTGCGAAGGGCAAAAAGGCGAAGGAGTTGGCGGTGGACATCACCCGTCTGACCCTGGAGGTCGCTTCAGGCCTCAGGGAACCGGAAGAGCACCGGGAGGCCGGGACGCCGGTCCCCCGGCCATCAACCCCAAGGCCCCAGAGCGGCGAGGACCGGGTGGACCTGATCCGGGCCCAGAATCTGGCCTCTTCCTTGCCCCAGGACCTGGACCTCAAAGAGGCACTGCGCCTTCTGGCCCAGGTGACCCGGCAGGTGGAGGCGACGGACCGGCAGGAGCTGCGCCGGCTCTATCATGACGAACCGCTCAGGGACCTCTGCTGCCGCCTCAGCGAGGCTGCCGGCGCCTGAGTCCAACCGCCCCGGGGAGAGAGTCCCGACCGGGTAGGGACTGGGGCAATCCCCCGCCCGGCACTCCTCTCGGCGGCAAACGGCTAAAGGAGAAGGGAGACAGAGCTTTATTGGCATCAGGGATACATTTCTGCCACCTGAACCTATCAGTACGTGGTAGGTAGGTCATCCTGGCTTGGAGCGGAGGTAGCGGCAAGAGCCCATTCTCTCCCTGAAGTGGCTGGAACTCTAAAACCTTGGGGGGGTGGAGGCAGGTAGAAACTCAGGGAAAAATGGTCTTCCGGGGAAATGTGACTGGAGTTATAAAGGGAGAACCGACCAGGGCCCCTCTGCCGTGCAGAGAGAGAACACCCGGCATCCTTCCCTCCCAGGCTTTGTGCTCCGGTCTCCGCTCTGGCGAGATCTGTGTGGCCGGCTTAAGGCAACCGGCAAAGAAAGACCCGGCAAATCCTTTGACGGAAGTGGCTGCCCATGAAAATTGACGATCTGGTGCAACTGGTAACCTCCCTGCCCGCCCAGCCCTCTTCCCGGCGGCCGGAGGAGGATTTTGCGCCTTACCTGGGCGCCGCGGTGCAAAGCCGCGCCCCGGCGGCCGAAACCCCGGGGCCGGTCCCGATCTCCGGCCCGGCCGCGGTCACCCCCCTTGACCCCGACTCTCCCCTCCCCGCTCTGGAAGCAGGCTTACGGCGTCTGGAGGCCTTTGCCCGGGGACTGGCGGACCCCGGAACCACTCTCCGGGACCTGGAGCCCCTGGCCCAGGAACTCTGGCAGGACAGCCATCGCCTCACCCTCTTGGCCCGGTCCGTGCCGCCTACCTCTCCCTTGCGGGCTGTCACCGAGGAAACCGCCGCCCTGGCCTACGTGGAGAGTCTCAAATTCCAGCGGGGCGATTATCTCTGAGCCCGGCAGGGTAGGCCCTGTGATCAAAGGGAAAGCCGGTAAAATCACAGCTGAGGGGGCAGGAGGGAACTTCGGGCCGTTGGCTCCGCACCCCGGAGCACCTTTTAGGTGCTCCACACCCTTCATTGGGCCGCCAGGTGGCTGCCGGCAGGATCACTGATGGTCCCGGGCGGCTGCCGTTAAGCATGGCGCATCGGGTTTCGGCCGGGGAGCGGGTCAGGAGCGCTGGCGGAGGGGACAGGAGCGAAAGTAAGGCCCCAGCGACAACCGGATGGGAAAGCAGCAAAAAGTTGAAGAGGGGGGACGAGGCCTCACCCCACACCCTGAGGCCTCCGCCGAAAGTGAGGGAAGATCTCCGCAGTCTTCTTCAGCTTGTCCCTGGGCTCCCCAGGGACCATGGTGCCCTTTTGAGAGGCCATCCACACCATGGCCCCGGCCTGGCGGCTAGCCGGACCCTCAGAGAAGCCATTGCGGGCCGAAGAAAACTCCTGCTGCCTCAGACCCATGCAGGCGGCTGACTTTCCCCCGACCCTGGATAGCGCGGCGGCCAGGCCGGGGCCGGGAAACCTCAGGCCGGGAGGGAGAGTTTCCGGTGGAGCACCAGACCGTCGTCCTCGAGCCGGCGGATCTCCACCTCCGCTTCCCGGCCGTTCAGGGTGAGCAGGGCATAGGTGGCGGGCTGCCCCCGGTCCACGGGGGCCTTGAGATGCCCGGGGTTGAGCCAGAAGCCGCTCTCCCGCTCCTCCAGGGCCGGCACATGGGTGTGGCCGTAGAGGATGAGGTCCGCCTCCCAGGCCGCCTCCTGGGGGTCCGGATCCCCGGGCCGGTCGTGGCGGTGCCGACTGTCGGTGTGGGTGAGGAAGAGTTTCACCCCGGCCAGCTCCACCAGCCGGCGGTTGGGAATGCGGGCATCGGCATATTCCGGGCAGTAAACCCCCGGCACCCCGATCACCTCAAGACCCCGGGAGGTGAGGAAGGCAAGATCACGATAGTCGTCCCCCAAATGCAGAACCAGGGAGATGCCTTTGCCGTGCAGAAGAGCTGCCAGTCTCTCCATGGCCCGGGTATTGCCGTGACTGTCGCTGATCACCGCTACCCGCATAATCCCTCACCGCCTCCTCAGGGCCGGTCTTAAAAAAATCGGCCCCAAATTGCTGTTTTTGAAGTGCTGATCCCGGAATTTCCCTTGATGTTCCCAAACACTGGCCCCGCAAAAGCGCGGCGAGCGGGAAAAGGCTACCTTGCTCATCAGGGGATCTCCCTTGGTCCCGGGGCAGCGGGTCTATGCCTTGGCGAACCAAGTGAGACGGGCGGGACCACCATTGAACGGCGGGAGTCTATCCCGGGGATGCGCGAGGAGGGCGTACCTTCCCGCTCCTGCTCCCTGCCTTCCTGGGCTCCGGGGCCCTCAGGGATACAGACGGTCCAGCAGCCGGGGGAAGGGAATGGCCTCCCGCACATGCCTGAGGCCACAGAGCCAGGCCACCACCCTTTCCAAGCCCATGCCGAAGCCGGCGTGGGGCACGCTGCCGTAGCGCCTGAGGTCCAGATACCAGGCAAAGGCCTCCTCGGGCAGGTGATGTTCCCGGAGCCGTTGTTTCAGGACCTCCAGGTCCGCCACCCGCTGGGACCCGCCGATGATCTCGCCGTAGCCCTCCGGGGCCAGCATGTCCACACACAAGGCCAGACGGGGGTCGGCGGCATCCGCCTCCATGTAAAAGGCCTTGCAGCTCAAGGGGTAATGGGTGATCATCACCGGCCGGTCAAACATCCGGGAGACCAGAGTCTCCTCATCACCCCCCAGGTCCTCCCCGAAGGGGAGCTCCGACCCGGCCGCCGCCAGCCGGCTGAGCACCTCGGTGTAGCGGAGCCGGGGAAAGGGCTTGGCCACCGCCGCCAGGGGGGCCGGGTCCCGCTCCAGGACTTCCAGCTCCCGGCCTCTCTCCGCCAGCACCCGGCCCACCAGATACACCACCAGGTCTTCGGCCAGCTCCAGAATATCCTCCAAGGTATAAAAGGCGGCCTCCGCCTCCACCATCCAGAACTCCATGAGATGGCGCCGGGTCTTGGACTTCTCCGCCCGGAAGGTGGGCCCGAAGCAATACACCTTTCCCAGGGCCATGGCCGCAGCCTCCAAGTACAGTTGGCCGCTCTGGGAGAGATAGGCGGTGCCCCTGTCCAGATACTGGGTGGCAAAGAGCGTGGTGGTGCCTTCACAGGCGGTGGGGGTGAGGATGGGGGTGTCCACCAGTACAAAGCCCCGCGCATGGAAGAAGTCCCGGCAGGCCCGGGAGACTTCATCCCGGATTCGCAGGATGGCCTGCTGCCGGGGGGAGCGCAGCCACAAGTGGCGGTGGTCCAAAAGAAACCCCACCCCATGCTCCTTGGGCTGGATAGGGAAGGGCTCGGCGATGTGGAGGGGCTTAAGGCCGGTGGCCTCCAGCTCATAGCCGCCCGGAGCCCGGGCGTCGGCCTTCACCCGGCCGGTGATCTCCAGGGAGGACTCCAGGGTGAGGTCGTCAAAGGCGGCAAAATCCGCCTCGGGCATCTGCCCCTTCACCAGCACTGCCTGGGCCAGGCCGGTGCCGTCCCGGAGCACCAGGAAGCGCACTTTGCCGCTGGAGCGCAGGTGATAGACCCAGCCCCGGAGGAGCACTTCCCGGCCCACGTGGGCGGCCAGATCGGCCACGGTGGCCACCGGCAAACCGCTCAGGGATGCCATGGATGCTTTATTGCCTCATTAATGCAGTTGCGATGGCGGCCTGGACCGCCGTATCCCCCTTCCCCTAAGGCACGACGGCCGCAAAGCTGCCGCCCAGGATGCCTGTCCGGGCTGCTGAAGGACAACGCTTTCCGCCATTAGGGAAGGGGCCGGTCCTCCCGGCTCAGGAAGGGGGAAGCACCTTCGCCCCCAGCCATGATGGAGCCTGGGAAGAGCAGGTGAGGAGAGGAAGAGCACGCCGGCCCCCCTCCGATGCCGCCCAGACCTTACAGCATAATCTTGATGTGGGCCTTCTGGCGCAGCGTCTTGAGGTACTCGCCGAAGCGTTTGCCCATTTCCTGGCGTTGCAGGGCCTGGCGGATGCGGGGAGCCATCTCTTCATAGCTGCGGGTCTCGGTGCCAGTCTTGCGGCTCACCAGCTCCACCAACTGGAGGCCCTGAGGGGTTTCCACCACCCCCACTTCCCGGGGCTGCAATTTCCGGAGAAACCCGGCCAGTTGGGGGTTAAGATCATCCTCGGCAATGGCCCCCAGGTCCTGCAAAGGCAGGCCATGGCGCCGGCTCAAGGCCTCCAGATCGACCCCCTGCTTGTGCTCCTTGACGAGTTCCTCGGCCTTTTTCCGGGCCTCCGCCCCGGCGGGCAGGCTCAATATCTTCAGATGGACCCGGGTGCCCTTTTCTTTGGGGACCTCAGTCTCATAGATGCGGCGCACCTCGCTTTCCGTCACCGGCGGCAGATTGGGGCCCAAAACCACGGCCATGAGGCGGTCTTGCAGGATTTGGCCCCGAATCCTCTCCTTCAGTTCGTTCAGGGTCATATGGGCCTTGCCCAAAGCTTCCTGCAGCGCGGCGTCATCTTTGATGCGGTTCTGGCGCTTGAAGTCCTCCAGGGCCGTCTCCAGCTCCTTGTCAGTGACGCTCAAGCCCCGCCGCTTGGCCTCGGCGTTGGCCAGTTTCTGGTCGATGAGGGCCTCCAGAATCTCCCGCTGAAAGGCCTTGTCCTTGGCTTTGGCCTCCATGCCGGGCCGGAAATGCAGGCTTTTGATCATCATCTCCAGCTCGGACTGGCTGATGACCTCATCGTTGACCACCGCCACGATGCGGTCCACCACCTCCGCCGCCGCCCCACCTGCCCAGGCCGCCGCCGCCACAATGAGCGCCCCGCACACGATGCCCCTCAGGGCCGATTTGCCTCTCATGATTTACCCCTCTTTCTCCCCCTTAACAAAATTCTCTACCTCCTTCAAGCAGTTTTGCAGGCGCACCCAGGGCGGGCCCTCCTCCCCCACCTGGAAGTGGAGGCTCTGGTCCGGCGTCAGGCGGAGCCGCCGGGGATGCTGATGCAGGAAGTCCAGGAGCTTTTTCAAATTGAGTCGCTCCGGGGTGGCAAACTGGAGGACCGCCCGGCCGTTGTGGAGCTCCAGCCGCTTCACCCCCAGGCGCCTAAGCTCGCATTTGAGACGCACCGCGGCCAGGAGATTTTCTCCCTCGGGGGGGAGCGGCCCGAAGCGATCCCGGAGCTCGGCGGCGATCTCCTCCACCAGTGCCGGCGTCAGGCGGCCGGAGAGGCGACGGTACAGGGCCAGGCGCTCCTGTTCATCGGGCACGTATTCTTCAGGGAGGTAGGCCGCCACCGGCAGCCGGAGTTCCGGTTCAGGCACCAGCTCCTCGGAGGGCTCGCCTTTGATCTCCCGGATGGCCTGCTCCAAGAGCTCCAGATAGAGTTCATAGCCCACCTCGGCCAGATGCCCGGACTGGGCTTGCCCCAAGAGATTGCCGGCCCCCCGGATCTGCAGGTCGTGCAGGGCGATGCGGTAGCCGCTCCCCAGCTCGGTGAATTCCATCAGGGCCTTGAGGCGCTTCTGGGCCTCGGAGGTGAGCCCGGCCTCATCGGGCACCAGGAGATAGGCATAGGCCTGGGCCTGGCTGCGCCCCACCCGGCCCCGGAGCTGATAAAGTTGCGCCAATCCCAGGGTATGGGCCCGGTTGACGATAATGGTGTTGGCCGCCGGGATGTCCAGGCCCGCCTCGATGATGGCGGTGCACACCAGCACATCCACTTCGCCCCGCCAGAACTTCACCATCACCTGCTCCAGCTGGCGCTCCGGCATCTGGCCGTGGGCCATGGCCACCCGGGCTTCGGGCACCAGCTCCTGCACCAGGCGGGCCCAGCGGGCCAGACTTTGCACCCGGTTGTGCACAAAGAAGACCTGGCCCCGGCGGGCCAGCTCCCGGCGGATGGCCGCCTGGATGACCTCCCGGTCCGGGCGGCACACATAGGTGCGGATGGCCCGGCGGTTCTCCGGCGGCGTGTTGATGAGGCTGAGCTCCCTTAAACCCGAGAGCGACAGCTGCAGGGTCCGGGGGATGGGGGTGGCGGTGAGGGTGAGGACATCCACCGTCTTGCGCCATTCTTTCAGCTTTTCCTTCTGCTTCACCCCGAAGCGCTGCTCCTCGTCGATGATCAGGAGCCCCAGATCCTTGAAGACCACATCCCGGGAGAGCAGCCGGTGGGTGCCGATGATGATGTCCACCTTGCCGGCGGCCAGCTCCGCCAGGATGCGGCGTTGCTCCGCCGGGGGCTTGAAGCGGGAGAGGACCCGGACCACCAGGGGGTAAGGGGCCAGGCGGCGGCTGAAGGTCTCATAGTGCTGCTCCGCCAGGACGGTGGTGGGCACCAGCACCGCCACCTGCCTGCCGTCCATGGCGGCCTTGAAGGCGGCCCTGACCGCCACCTCCGTCTTGCCGTAGCCCACATCGCCACAGATGAGGC
Proteins encoded in this window:
- a CDS encoding YfcE family phosphodiesterase; this encodes MRVAVISDSHGNTRAMERLAALLHGKGISLVLHLGDDYRDLAFLTSRGLEVIGVPGVYCPEYADARIPNRRLVELAGVKLFLTHTDSRHRHDRPGDPDPQEAAWEADLILYGHTHVPALEERESGFWLNPGHLKAPVDRGQPATYALLTLNGREAEVEIRRLEDDGLVLHRKLSLPA
- a CDS encoding SurA N-terminal domain-containing protein, with protein sequence MRGKSALRGIVCGALIVAAAAWAGGAAAEVVDRIVAVVNDEVISQSELEMMIKSLHFRPGMEAKAKDKAFQREILEALIDQKLANAEAKRRGLSVTDKELETALEDFKRQNRIKDDAALQEALGKAHMTLNELKERIRGQILQDRLMAVVLGPNLPPVTESEVRRIYETEVPKEKGTRVHLKILSLPAGAEARKKAEELVKEHKQGVDLEALSRRHGLPLQDLGAIAEDDLNPQLAGFLRKLQPREVGVVETPQGLQLVELVSRKTGTETRSYEEMAPRIRQALQRQEMGKRFGEYLKTLRQKAHIKIML
- the asnS gene encoding asparagine--tRNA ligase; this translates as MASLSGLPVATVADLAAHVGREVLLRGWVYHLRSSGKVRFLVLRDGTGLAQAVLVKGQMPEADFAAFDDLTLESSLEITGRVKADARAPGGYELEATGLKPLHIAEPFPIQPKEHGVGFLLDHRHLWLRSPRQQAILRIRDEVSRACRDFFHARGFVLVDTPILTPTACEGTTTLFATQYLDRGTAYLSQSGQLYLEAAAMALGKVYCFGPTFRAEKSKTRRHLMEFWMVEAEAAFYTLEDILELAEDLVVYLVGRVLAERGRELEVLERDPAPLAAVAKPFPRLRYTEVLSRLAAAGSELPFGEDLGGDEETLVSRMFDRPVMITHYPLSCKAFYMEADAADPRLALCVDMLAPEGYGEIIGGSQRVADLEVLKQRLREHHLPEEAFAWYLDLRRYGSVPHAGFGMGLERVVAWLCGLRHVREAIPFPRLLDRLYP